In Acidobacteriota bacterium, one genomic interval encodes:
- a CDS encoding glucose-1-phosphate thymidylyltransferase, which produces MRGLILSGGKGTRLRPLTYTSAKQLVPVANKPVLFYGIEALVAAGIREIGIVVGETQAEIRAAVGDGSRWGARVTYIEQDAPRGLAHAVLISEPFLSGKPFVMYLGDNLLNKGITPFVEEFVAARPAAQILLARVPDPHRFGVAQLVDGRVVRLVEKPKEPISDYALVGVYMFGAEVFESVKRIKPSQRDELEITDAIQDLIDRGLEVRPHVVDGWWKDTGKLDDMLEANRLILDTIARRIDGTVDDESRIEGKVIVEPGAVIERSVIRGPVIVGAGSRIVHAYIGPFTSIMNDVEIRDSEVEHSIILEGSVISDLASRIEDSLIGKNVRIYRLPVKPSAYRFMLGDSSEIGIRW; this is translated from the coding sequence ATGAGAGGCCTCATCCTGAGCGGCGGCAAGGGCACGCGGCTCCGGCCGCTGACCTACACGAGTGCGAAACAGCTGGTCCCGGTCGCCAACAAGCCGGTGCTCTTCTACGGCATCGAGGCGCTCGTCGCCGCCGGCATCCGGGAGATCGGCATCGTCGTCGGCGAAACGCAGGCGGAGATCCGCGCGGCGGTCGGCGACGGGTCGCGCTGGGGGGCGCGCGTGACCTACATCGAGCAGGACGCGCCGCGGGGACTCGCCCACGCGGTCCTCATCAGCGAGCCGTTTCTCTCTGGCAAGCCGTTCGTGATGTATCTCGGCGATAATCTGCTGAACAAGGGGATCACGCCGTTCGTCGAGGAGTTCGTCGCGGCGCGCCCGGCCGCGCAGATCCTGCTCGCGCGCGTGCCCGACCCGCACCGCTTCGGCGTGGCGCAGCTGGTCGACGGCCGCGTCGTCCGCCTGGTGGAGAAGCCGAAGGAGCCGATCAGCGATTACGCGCTGGTCGGCGTGTACATGTTCGGCGCCGAGGTGTTCGAGTCGGTCAAGCGCATCAAGCCGAGCCAGCGCGACGAGCTGGAGATCACCGACGCGATCCAGGACCTGATTGACCGCGGCCTCGAGGTGAGGCCGCACGTCGTGGACGGTTGGTGGAAGGACACCGGGAAGCTCGACGACATGCTCGAAGCCAACCGGCTGATCCTCGACACGATCGCCCGGCGGATCGACGGGACCGTGGACGACGAGTCGCGGATCGAGGGCAAGGTGATCGTGGAGCCGGGCGCCGTCATCGAGCGATCGGTGATCCGAGGCCCGGTGATCGTGGGCGCCGGATCGCGCATCGTGCACGCGTACATCGGCCCGTTCACGTCGATCATGAACGACGTGGAGATCCGGGACTCGGAAGTCGAGCACAGCATCATCCTCGAAGGCAGCGTGATCAGCGACCTCGCGAGCCGCATCGAGGACAGCCTGATTGGGAAGAACGTCCGCATCTATCGGCTGCCCGTGAAGCCGTCCGCGTACCGCTTCATGCTCGGGGACAGCTCGGAGATCGGCATCCGCTGGTAG
- a CDS encoding bifunctional folylpolyglutamate synthase/dihydrofolate synthase, with translation MTALQSVFALEQFGIKLGLDNIRALCQALGGPQRAFATVIVAGTNGKGSVTAMVDRALIAAGHRSGRYTSPHLVRVEERFAIDGVEIETPALERAAARTLGAIDDLLARGVLHAPPTFFEATTAIAFDVFREAGVEIAVLEVGLGGRLDATNVAGALAVAITSIDRDHEQQLGSSLEQIALEKAGVIKAGRPVVVGAMTDGPRGAIARVAAERGAPLLEATPAGGCRASCHPEDGTVALATPLREYPRLTLGLPGMHQVANALVAVRLLEAIDAAGIPVGAEAIVSGLRDVRWPGRLEWIRVEGGELLLDAAHNPAGARSLAAHLSASAPLPLVFGVMKDKDVGGMLGALAPVVSRVIATEARTPRALAANEVARRARQAFPALDVVCLADPVEACRAALADARRAVVAGSIFLIGEVRGRLANDIVR, from the coding sequence GTGACCGCGCTCCAATCCGTTTTCGCCCTCGAACAGTTCGGCATCAAGCTCGGGCTCGACAACATCCGCGCGCTCTGCCAGGCGCTCGGCGGCCCGCAGCGCGCCTTCGCGACGGTGATCGTCGCGGGCACGAACGGCAAGGGCTCGGTGACGGCCATGGTGGATCGCGCACTCATCGCCGCCGGTCACCGCTCGGGGCGCTACACGTCGCCGCACCTCGTCCGCGTGGAGGAACGATTCGCGATCGACGGCGTCGAGATCGAGACGCCCGCGCTGGAGCGGGCCGCGGCACGGACCCTGGGCGCGATCGACGACCTCCTCGCGCGCGGTGTTCTCCACGCGCCCCCCACGTTCTTCGAAGCGACGACGGCCATCGCCTTCGACGTGTTTCGCGAGGCCGGCGTGGAGATCGCGGTGCTCGAGGTCGGCCTCGGCGGCCGGCTGGACGCGACCAACGTCGCCGGCGCGCTCGCCGTGGCCATCACCTCGATCGACCGCGACCACGAGCAGCAGCTCGGAAGCTCGCTCGAGCAGATCGCGCTCGAGAAGGCAGGCGTCATCAAGGCGGGCCGTCCCGTGGTCGTCGGCGCCATGACGGACGGGCCGCGGGGGGCGATCGCGCGCGTGGCGGCCGAGCGCGGCGCGCCGCTGCTCGAGGCGACCCCCGCGGGCGGCTGCCGCGCCTCCTGCCATCCGGAGGACGGCACGGTTGCGCTGGCGACGCCGCTCCGCGAGTATCCGCGGCTCACGCTCGGGCTGCCCGGCATGCACCAGGTCGCCAACGCCCTCGTCGCGGTACGGCTCCTCGAGGCGATCGACGCGGCGGGAATCCCTGTTGGCGCCGAGGCCATCGTGAGCGGCCTGCGGGACGTGCGCTGGCCGGGGCGGCTGGAGTGGATCCGCGTGGAAGGCGGCGAGCTGCTGCTCGATGCGGCGCACAATCCCGCCGGCGCGCGAAGCCTCGCGGCGCATCTGTCCGCATCCGCCCCGCTGCCCCTGGTCTTCGGTGTGATGAAAGACAAGGACGTCGGCGGAATGCTCGGCGCGCTGGCGCCGGTCGTCTCGCGCGTCATCGCGACCGAGGCGCGGACGCCACGCGCGCTGGCCGCCAATGAGGTTGCGCGCCGCGCGCGGCAGGCGTTTCCGGCGCTCGACGTCGTCTGCCTCGCCGATCCGGTCGAGGCCTGCCGCGCCGCGCTGGCCGACGCCCGGCGCGCCGTGGTCGCCGGCTCGATCTTCCTCATCGGCGAGGTGCGCGGCCGGCTGGCAAATGATATTGTTCGGTAA
- a CDS encoding acetyl-CoA carboxylase carboxyltransferase subunit beta, giving the protein MAWFKKVRKPIEPPSDKPSRVPEGLMVKCPSCSTIIYNKDLAANLNVCPKCAHHFRLSAAERLRSLFDDTWEEHDAGLVSTDPLEFTDTKPYKQRLKSSIKATGLKDAVIVASGRIDGIRTIVAAMEYSFIGGSMGAVVGEKITRAIERALDQRIPLVIVSCSGGARMMEGILSLMQLARISAALAKLDRAGLPYIAVLTDPTTGGVTASFAMLGDINIAEPRALIGFAGPRVIEQTIRQKLPEGFQRSEFLLEKGFMDAIVDRREMKATIARALRFMLADDSPALQEGPALADAAVPVGPEPVEDVSQP; this is encoded by the coding sequence ATGGCGTGGTTCAAGAAGGTCCGCAAGCCGATCGAGCCCCCCTCGGACAAACCGAGCCGGGTGCCCGAAGGCCTGATGGTGAAGTGCCCGTCGTGCAGCACCATCATCTACAACAAGGACCTCGCGGCAAACCTGAACGTCTGCCCGAAATGCGCGCACCATTTCAGGCTGAGTGCCGCCGAGCGGCTCCGGTCCCTCTTCGACGACACGTGGGAAGAGCATGACGCCGGCCTGGTGTCGACCGATCCCCTGGAGTTCACGGACACCAAGCCGTACAAGCAGCGGCTCAAGTCCAGCATCAAGGCGACGGGGTTGAAGGATGCGGTGATCGTCGCCAGCGGCCGGATCGACGGGATCCGCACGATCGTCGCCGCGATGGAGTACTCGTTCATCGGCGGCAGCATGGGCGCGGTCGTGGGAGAAAAGATCACGCGCGCGATCGAGCGGGCCCTCGACCAGCGAATCCCCCTGGTCATCGTCTCGTGCTCGGGCGGCGCGCGGATGATGGAAGGCATCCTCTCGCTGATGCAGCTCGCGCGGATCAGCGCGGCGCTCGCGAAGCTCGATCGCGCCGGGCTCCCCTACATCGCCGTCCTGACCGATCCGACGACCGGCGGCGTGACGGCAAGCTTCGCGATGCTGGGAGACATCAACATCGCCGAGCCGAGGGCGCTCATCGGGTTTGCCGGACCGCGCGTGATCGAGCAGACGATCCGGCAGAAGCTGCCCGAAGGTTTTCAGCGCAGCGAGTTCCTCCTCGAGAAGGGGTTCATGGACGCCATCGTGGATCGGCGCGAGATGAAGGCGACGATCGCGCGCGCGCTCCGCTTCATGCTCGCAGACGACTCTCCCGCGCTGCAAGAGGGGCCGGCGCTCGCCGACGCCGCTGTGCCGGTCGGTCCTGAGCCGGTCGAGGACGTGTCGCAGCCCTGA
- a CDS encoding deoxynucleoside kinase, with protein MEFRYLAIEGPIGVGKSALAERLGARLDATVVLDEVDNPFLADFYAGRAGAAFQSQLFYTLARHRQQTELRQADLFAQSTVSDYLFERDRIYAYLNLDDNELFIYQRLFDLLAGDVAAPDLVVYLQAPTDVMRRRLRDRAKRDPDFAVPDDEYLKELNEAYNHFFFHYSATPLLVVETSQFDLTWGDAALDDLVRQLKDMGKGTRYYVPRA; from the coding sequence TTGGAGTTCCGCTACTTGGCCATCGAAGGCCCCATCGGAGTCGGCAAGTCCGCGCTCGCCGAGCGCCTCGGCGCGCGCCTTGACGCGACGGTCGTCCTCGACGAGGTCGACAATCCCTTCCTCGCCGACTTCTACGCCGGGCGCGCGGGGGCGGCGTTCCAGTCACAACTCTTCTACACGCTCGCGCGGCACCGGCAGCAGACCGAGCTGCGCCAGGCGGACCTGTTCGCCCAGTCCACGGTGTCGGATTATCTGTTCGAGCGCGACCGCATCTACGCGTACTTGAACCTGGACGACAACGAGCTGTTCATCTACCAGCGGCTGTTCGACCTGCTCGCCGGTGACGTTGCCGCCCCGGATCTCGTCGTCTACCTGCAGGCGCCGACCGATGTGATGCGGCGGCGGCTGCGCGACCGCGCGAAGCGCGATCCGGATTTCGCCGTGCCGGACGACGAATACCTCAAGGAATTGAACGAGGCGTACAACCACTTCTTCTTCCATTACTCCGCCACTCCGCTGCTCGTCGTCGAAACGTCGCAGTTCGATCTCACGTGGGGAGACGCGGCGCTCGACGACCTCGTGCGCCAGCTGAAGGACATGGGCAAGGGCACCCGCTATTACGTGCCGCGCGCCTAG
- the menC gene encoding o-succinylbenzoate synthase produces MRIDRLELRLLRLPLVHFFETSFGRSYDREFVLVTAFGDGAEGWGECVAEAGPFYSSETTETAWHVISAFVAPRVIGVPFGHPREILPALALIRGHNMAKAAVEMAAWDLFARQEGLTLSRVLGGTRARIESGVSIGIQDTLAQLVSKVETEMAAGYRRIKIKVKPGWDVEAVRAVRERFGAVPLMADANAAYRLSDADHLRRLDEFDLMMIEQPLGYDDVLDHARLQERLKTPVCLDESIHDAKAAAEAIELGACRIINVKPGRVGGHAESVRLHDACAARGVPVWHGGMLESGIGRAHNVHLASLPNFSLPGDIAASRRYFVPDLIEPAIDVAPDGTIAVPAAPGIGVAIDRERVQAATLRQLSLP; encoded by the coding sequence GTGAGGATTGACCGGCTGGAATTGCGGCTGCTGCGGCTGCCGCTGGTGCACTTTTTCGAGACCTCGTTCGGTCGCAGCTACGACAGGGAATTCGTGCTCGTCACGGCGTTCGGCGACGGCGCTGAAGGGTGGGGCGAGTGCGTCGCTGAGGCCGGCCCCTTCTACAGTTCCGAGACGACCGAAACGGCGTGGCACGTGATTTCGGCGTTTGTCGCGCCCCGCGTGATCGGCGTGCCGTTCGGGCACCCGCGCGAGATCCTGCCCGCGCTTGCCCTCATTCGCGGACACAACATGGCGAAGGCGGCCGTGGAGATGGCGGCCTGGGATCTGTTCGCCCGCCAGGAGGGGCTGACGCTGTCGCGCGTGCTCGGCGGCACTCGCGCGCGGATCGAGTCGGGCGTGTCCATTGGCATCCAGGACACGCTGGCCCAGTTGGTCTCGAAAGTGGAAACGGAAATGGCCGCCGGGTACCGGCGCATCAAGATCAAGGTGAAGCCCGGATGGGACGTGGAGGCGGTGCGCGCGGTTCGCGAGCGGTTTGGCGCGGTGCCGCTGATGGCCGACGCGAACGCGGCGTACCGGCTGTCGGATGCCGATCACCTGCGCCGCCTGGACGAGTTCGATCTGATGATGATCGAGCAGCCGCTCGGGTACGACGACGTGCTGGACCACGCGCGGCTGCAGGAGCGGCTGAAAACGCCTGTGTGCCTGGACGAATCGATCCACGACGCGAAGGCCGCCGCCGAGGCGATCGAGCTGGGCGCGTGCCGGATCATCAACGTGAAGCCCGGGCGCGTGGGGGGGCACGCCGAGTCCGTCCGCCTGCACGACGCCTGCGCGGCGCGCGGCGTGCCCGTGTGGCACGGCGGCATGCTCGAGAGCGGCATCGGCCGCGCACACAACGTGCACCTGGCGTCGCTCCCGAACTTTTCGCTGCCCGGCGACATCGCCGCGAGCCGCCGGTACTTCGTGCCCGACCTCATCGAGCCGGCGATCGACGTCGCGCCGGACGGCACGATCGCGGTGCCGGCGGCGCCCGGCATTGGCGTGGCGATCGATCGCGAGCGCGTCCAGGCGGCGACGCTGCGGCAGTTGAGCTTGCCGTAG
- a CDS encoding HEAT repeat domain-containing protein, with protein MPRWVLAPALVLFGGACASAPASKAPVFTFEQKLADIVRLEDQRILRADPPPAPVATGRKARNVPPPHVPDLVPLLADPDAKVRRRAALAVGRVGVAEGVPPLLPLLKDPDPDVRQMAAFALGLIGEAPAAAPLQALLSDTSMIVRGRAAEALGLIGSRAAAAPIAAMVREAAAQGNVGAVPADTEEWPADAPLEAFRLGVYALVRLKAYEPLASAVIGPDGQPVTRWWPVAFALARIEDARAVPALTALASGEGRYTRAFAARGLGAAKAPAAVAALAGLADPARLDPLVAVSAVRALAQVGGDRALSAVLALVTAPQLDPNVRLEAVAALVSLASPAAPLANLAPQAADALMDRVADPWPAMRGQALRALAQIDPDQFLFALSGLDPDPHWSVRAALAGALSTLSPDVAVPRLEAMLADADRRVIPPVLSGLVRVRAPDVEAILRKHLTDSDVVIRMTAARELGELKPADGPQLFADAYRMWSGDATYLARAAALTALARYGAAANETLSAALSDREWAVRVRALDLLEEIDPEAARTAATTIRPAPGQPLVAYDAPEVVAPRFSPHLYLETTKGLIEIELAVGEAPLTAHTIMALARKGFLTNIPFHRVVPNFVVQVGDPRGDGEGGPNFTIRDEINQLPYVRGAVGMALDWRDTGGSQFFITHSPQPHLDARYTIFGRVVKGMEVVDRLQQWDVIERARVWDGVTLTRAR; from the coding sequence ATGCCCCGGTGGGTTCTCGCGCCCGCGCTGGTGCTGTTCGGTGGCGCGTGCGCGTCCGCGCCCGCGTCGAAGGCGCCCGTGTTCACCTTCGAGCAGAAACTGGCGGACATCGTCCGTCTCGAGGACCAGCGAATCCTCCGCGCGGACCCGCCGCCGGCCCCGGTGGCGACCGGGCGCAAGGCGCGGAACGTGCCGCCCCCGCACGTCCCCGACCTCGTACCGCTGCTGGCCGATCCTGACGCGAAGGTGCGGCGCCGCGCCGCGCTCGCCGTGGGACGCGTCGGCGTTGCGGAGGGGGTGCCGCCGCTCCTGCCGCTCCTCAAAGACCCGGATCCCGACGTTCGGCAGATGGCGGCGTTCGCGCTCGGCCTGATCGGCGAGGCGCCGGCGGCGGCACCGCTGCAGGCGCTGCTCTCGGACACGTCGATGATCGTGCGCGGCCGCGCGGCCGAAGCGCTCGGCCTGATCGGCAGCCGCGCGGCGGCCGCGCCGATCGCGGCGATGGTGCGGGAGGCGGCGGCCCAGGGGAATGTCGGCGCGGTGCCAGCAGACACCGAGGAATGGCCCGCTGACGCGCCGCTCGAGGCGTTCCGCCTCGGGGTGTACGCCCTGGTCCGGCTCAAGGCGTACGAGCCGCTGGCATCCGCGGTGATTGGACCCGACGGGCAGCCGGTCACCAGGTGGTGGCCGGTGGCGTTCGCGCTGGCGCGCATTGAAGACGCGCGCGCGGTGCCCGCGCTGACCGCGCTCGCCTCCGGCGAGGGGCGCTACACGCGCGCGTTTGCCGCGCGAGGCCTGGGCGCCGCGAAGGCCCCGGCGGCGGTCGCGGCGCTGGCCGGGCTCGCCGATCCGGCGCGGCTCGACCCGCTCGTTGCCGTGTCCGCCGTGCGGGCGCTGGCGCAGGTCGGCGGCGATCGCGCGCTGTCCGCCGTGCTCGCCCTGGTGACCGCGCCACAACTCGATCCCAACGTCCGGCTGGAAGCTGTCGCGGCGCTGGTGTCGCTGGCCTCGCCAGCCGCGCCGCTGGCGAATCTCGCGCCGCAGGCCGCCGATGCGCTGATGGATCGGGTGGCCGACCCGTGGCCCGCCATGCGCGGACAGGCGCTTCGCGCGCTGGCGCAGATCGATCCCGATCAGTTCCTGTTCGCGCTCTCCGGCCTCGACCCGGATCCGCACTGGAGCGTGCGCGCCGCGCTGGCCGGCGCGCTCTCGACGCTGTCCCCCGACGTCGCGGTCCCACGGCTCGAGGCGATGCTCGCAGACGCCGACCGGCGCGTGATCCCGCCGGTCCTCTCCGGCCTGGTGCGCGTCAGAGCCCCGGACGTGGAAGCGATCCTGCGGAAACACCTGACCGATTCCGACGTCGTGATCCGCATGACGGCGGCACGGGAGCTGGGCGAGCTCAAGCCGGCCGATGGCCCGCAGCTCTTCGCCGATGCCTACCGGATGTGGTCAGGCGACGCCACGTATCTGGCGCGCGCGGCGGCGCTCACGGCGCTGGCCAGGTACGGCGCGGCGGCGAACGAGACGCTCAGCGCCGCGCTCAGCGACAGGGAATGGGCCGTCCGCGTCAGGGCGCTCGATCTCCTCGAGGAGATTGACCCCGAGGCGGCGCGCACCGCTGCGACCACGATCCGGCCTGCCCCGGGACAGCCCCTGGTCGCGTACGACGCGCCCGAGGTGGTCGCGCCCCGCTTCTCGCCGCATCTCTACCTCGAGACCACCAAGGGCCTGATTGAAATCGAACTCGCCGTCGGCGAGGCGCCGCTGACGGCGCACACCATCATGGCGCTCGCGCGCAAGGGGTTCCTGACGAACATCCCCTTCCACCGTGTCGTTCCGAATTTCGTCGTCCAGGTGGGGGACCCGCGCGGTGACGGCGAGGGGGGACCGAACTTCACGATCCGCGACGAGATCAACCAACTGCCGTACGTGCGCGGCGCGGTCGGCATGGCGCTCGACTGGCGCGACACGGGGGGGAGCCAGTTCTTCATCACGCACTCGCCACAGCCGCACCTCGACGCGCGCTACACGATTTTCGGCCGCGTGGTCAAAGGCATGGAGGTGGTCGATCGGCTGCAGCAGTGGGACGTGATCGAGCGGGCGCGGGTGTGGGACGGGGTGACCTTGACGCGTGCAAGGTAA
- the tgt gene encoding tRNA guanosine(34) transglycosylase Tgt: MAPALEFTITHRSGHARAGVLRTAHGEVDTPAFMPVGTRAAVKAVTHRDLLDAGAQIVLANTYHLYLRPGDDLIARHGGLHRFMSWDRPILTDSGGYQVFSLADTRTVTDEGVRFQSHLDGSAHAISPEKATDIQAQLGSDIAMVLDECVASPATPDVARRGMERSASWAARARARFEAIGAGEAPGVRATNRGQAQFGIIQGGVYPDLRTESVQRTTEVGFEAYAIGGLSVGEPVDVMYDVVGHTAPRLPDDRPRYLMGTGMPDDLIECVARGIDLFDCVLPTRNARNGQLLTRDGRLVIKNARYADDERPPDPACGCYTCRTFSRAYLRHLFLSQEMTAATLNSLHNLYFYLDTMRRIREAIVFGTFENLRQEFHRTFSRRSITT, from the coding sequence GTGGCGCCGGCGCTCGAGTTCACGATCACCCATCGCTCAGGCCACGCGCGGGCGGGCGTGCTGCGCACGGCGCACGGCGAGGTCGACACGCCGGCGTTCATGCCGGTCGGCACCCGCGCGGCGGTGAAGGCCGTCACGCACCGCGATCTGCTGGACGCGGGTGCGCAGATCGTGCTCGCCAACACGTACCATCTCTACCTGCGGCCCGGCGACGATCTGATTGCCCGGCACGGGGGGCTTCACCGCTTCATGTCCTGGGACCGGCCGATCCTCACCGACAGCGGAGGCTATCAGGTCTTCAGCCTCGCGGACACCAGGACGGTCACCGACGAGGGTGTCCGCTTCCAGTCGCATCTCGACGGCAGCGCGCACGCGATCTCGCCGGAGAAGGCGACCGACATCCAGGCCCAGCTCGGATCCGACATCGCGATGGTGCTCGACGAGTGCGTGGCCTCGCCCGCCACGCCGGACGTCGCGCGACGGGGGATGGAGCGAAGCGCGTCATGGGCGGCGCGCGCCCGCGCGCGGTTCGAGGCGATCGGCGCCGGCGAGGCGCCGGGCGTGCGGGCGACCAATCGGGGACAGGCGCAGTTTGGCATCATCCAGGGGGGCGTGTACCCGGACCTGCGCACCGAAAGCGTCCAGCGGACGACGGAGGTCGGTTTCGAGGCGTACGCGATCGGAGGGCTCAGCGTCGGCGAACCGGTGGACGTGATGTATGACGTGGTGGGGCACACCGCGCCGCGGCTGCCGGACGACCGGCCGCGGTACTTGATGGGCACCGGCATGCCCGACGACCTGATCGAGTGCGTGGCGCGCGGCATCGACCTGTTCGACTGCGTGCTGCCGACCCGCAACGCGAGGAACGGGCAGCTGCTGACGCGCGATGGCCGCCTCGTCATCAAGAACGCGCGCTACGCCGACGACGAGCGCCCGCCCGACCCGGCGTGCGGCTGTTACACGTGCCGTACTTTTTCACGGGCGTACCTGCGCCACCTTTTCCTCAGCCAGGAAATGACCGCCGCGACCCTCAACTCGTTGCACAACCTCTACTTTTACCTTGACACCATGCGGAGGATTAGGGAGGCTATAGTGTTCGGCACGTTCGAGAATTTGCGACAGGAATTCCATCGGACGTTTTCTCGCCGATCCATCACGACATGA
- the yajC gene encoding preprotein translocase subunit YajC, translating into MNSLADLHLIAMAAPAGGPSPLWQFLPFALILAIFYFLILQPMKRRQRKIQDFQSSLKVGDQVVTTGGIYGQVTKVDERTVQLQIADKVRIHIARAAIGGYQGQEPVVPEQGA; encoded by the coding sequence ATGAACAGCCTTGCTGACCTGCATCTGATCGCGATGGCGGCCCCGGCCGGAGGGCCGAGCCCGCTCTGGCAGTTCCTGCCCTTCGCGCTCATCCTCGCCATCTTCTATTTCCTGATCCTGCAGCCGATGAAACGGCGGCAGCGCAAGATCCAGGACTTCCAGAGCTCGCTCAAGGTGGGCGACCAGGTCGTCACCACCGGCGGGATCTACGGCCAGGTGACGAAAGTCGACGAGCGCACCGTGCAGCTGCAGATCGCGGACAAGGTCCGGATCCACATCGCCCGTGCCGCCATCGGCGGGTACCAGGGCCAGGAGCCGGTTGTCCCCGAACAGGGCGCATGA
- the secD gene encoding protein translocase subunit SecD — MTKNLRWKVITILAVTAIAVWAFYPPQQKVRLGLDLKGGVHLVLRVQTDDALRIETEASSERLRETLSGKGINVTIAPASPTEFRVEGVSVDRDQEFRRTADEEVGTVYNRESGARGTYVYRMKPNVAIQLRQDSVTQALQTIERRVNELGVAEPIVALHGTAADQILVQLPGVSDVARAKEIIRSTAMLELKIVESGPATSREELLKASGGKEPPEMQVVPGVSAATEGGRAETVYYTVRRVAAVTGRDLRNARPTLDENNQPAVSFSLNREGARKFGTVTGANIGRQLAIILDGRVQSAPTIEGRITDEGRITGSFTQQEAADLSLVLRSGALPASLTYLEERTVGPTLGRDSIRAGVYASITGLLLVALFMLAFYKLSGINALVSVAMNLVILLGFMAYIGATMTLPGIAGFILTIGMGVDSNVLIFERIKEEMAAGKGARAAVAAGFDRVFLTILDTHVASLIAAAFLFQFGTGPIRGFATTLFFGLLSNVFTAVFVSRTIFEMVLGRRTAAKLSI, encoded by the coding sequence ATGACCAAGAACCTTCGCTGGAAAGTGATCACTATCCTCGCCGTCACGGCGATTGCCGTGTGGGCCTTCTACCCGCCGCAGCAGAAGGTGCGGCTCGGTCTCGACCTCAAGGGGGGGGTCCACCTGGTCCTCCGGGTGCAGACCGACGATGCGCTGCGCATTGAAACCGAGGCGTCCTCCGAGCGCCTGCGCGAGACGCTGAGCGGCAAGGGCATCAACGTCACGATCGCGCCGGCCTCCCCGACCGAGTTCCGTGTCGAAGGGGTGTCCGTCGATCGCGACCAGGAGTTCCGGCGGACAGCCGACGAAGAGGTGGGCACGGTCTACAACCGCGAGTCGGGCGCGCGCGGCACGTACGTGTACCGCATGAAGCCGAACGTCGCGATCCAGCTCCGCCAGGATTCGGTCACGCAGGCGCTGCAGACCATCGAGCGGCGCGTGAACGAGCTGGGCGTCGCCGAGCCGATCGTCGCGCTGCACGGCACGGCGGCGGACCAGATTCTCGTCCAGCTGCCGGGCGTCAGCGACGTCGCCCGGGCGAAGGAGATCATCCGCTCGACGGCGATGCTCGAGCTGAAGATCGTCGAGTCGGGTCCCGCCACCTCGCGCGAGGAGCTGCTGAAGGCGAGCGGCGGCAAGGAGCCGCCGGAGATGCAGGTCGTGCCCGGCGTCAGCGCCGCGACGGAGGGAGGGCGCGCGGAAACCGTCTATTACACGGTGCGCCGGGTCGCCGCCGTCACGGGGCGCGACCTGCGCAACGCGCGCCCGACGCTCGACGAGAACAACCAGCCCGCGGTCAGCTTCTCGCTGAACCGCGAGGGGGCCCGGAAGTTCGGGACGGTGACCGGCGCCAACATCGGGCGCCAGCTCGCCATCATCCTGGACGGGCGCGTCCAGTCGGCGCCGACGATCGAGGGGCGCATCACCGACGAGGGGCGCATCACCGGCTCCTTCACCCAGCAGGAGGCCGCGGACCTGTCGCTGGTGCTGCGGTCGGGCGCGCTGCCGGCGTCGCTGACCTACCTGGAGGAGCGCACGGTCGGGCCGACGCTGGGCCGCGATTCCATCCGCGCGGGCGTGTACGCGTCGATCACCGGACTCCTGCTCGTCGCCCTGTTCATGCTGGCGTTCTACAAGCTCTCGGGCATCAACGCGCTCGTCTCGGTGGCGATGAATCTCGTGATCCTGCTCGGGTTCATGGCGTACATCGGCGCCACCATGACGCTGCCCGGCATCGCCGGCTTCATCCTGACGATCGGCATGGGTGTCGATTCGAACGTGCTGATCTTCGAGCGCATCAAGGAGGAGATGGCCGCGGGCAAGGGGGCCCGCGCGGCGGTCGCCGCGGGGTTCGACCGCGTGTTCCTCACGATTCTCGACACGCACGTGGCGTCGCTCATCGCCGCCGCCTTCCTCTTCCAGTTCGGCACGGGGCCGATCCGCGGGTTCGCGACGACGCTGTTCTTCGGGCTGCTGTCGAACGTGTTCACCGCCGTGTTCGTGTCGCGCACGATTTTCGAGATGGTACTGGGACGCCGCACCGCGGCGAAGTTGAGCATCTAG